The sequence below is a genomic window from Brooklawnia cerclae.
CGACGTCGGCGCCGACTGGGCTGTCCTGTGGCTCCTTCCACTCCAGCCAGTACTTCTCCGGCGTCTCGATCACGCCGTAGCGCAGGCCCTCGACGTCGTTGCCGGCGAACAGTAGCTGGACCGTCGAGAAGAATGGACGGATGAAGTCGGCCCGCTGGTTGCCGATGTTCTGACGGATACCCTCGCTGACACTCACCTTCGAGCGCTTGAACTCCACCACACCCAGGGCAATGCCGTTGACGTACAGCACGACGTCCGGGCGCTTGTTGTGCTCGCCCGCGATCGAGACTTCCTCGGCGATGTGGAAGTCATTGGCCTCGGGCTCGGCCCAGTCGACCAGCCAGACAGTCTCGAAGTTCGACTGCACGTCACGCTTGACCTTCACGCCGTAGCGCAGCAGCTCGTAGACCTTGCGGTTCGCTTCGTACAGCGAACGGTTGCTGCCCACCGCAGCCTCATTGCGCAGCACGTGCAGCGCACGGCCGATCAGGTCGTCGTCGACGCCACGGGCCTGCAGATTGGCACGAAGCAGAGCCTCCTCGATGTTCGAGTTACCCTCGCGGTCCTCCCACTTATCCAGGTACGAGTACCCAAGCTGCTCCCGGAACAGCTTGACCACGCGATCCTGCGTCTTGCGCTCGATCTGACCTACGGTGCTCATGCGCTTGCCTCCGTTGGAACCAGCCTTGTGCGACCGGTCAGGAGCTCCTGCATCATGCTCTGCTTGATGTCGCGAGTGGCTTCGAGGCGACGCTCGAGGGCCGCGATCTCGGCGTCAGAACTCTGTAAAGCCAATCCGATCGCCGCCTGCTCATCGAGAGTTGGCAGCTCCAGTTCGTATCTAGACACGACTTTCCAATCGGAACGCGGCATGTGCGTGCCATAGGCAGTACTCGCCGCCTCAATAAAATCATCCTGTTCCACCACGTACCTCAAGAACGCGCTAATCGCGACTCCGGTCCGTGGTCGCAATGCCCAGATCTCCGTGGAAGCATACCCATCCCTGTCGGCAAGCCAGTATTTGCGTAGGTACGCACGAAGCTTTCCGAAGAGGACGTCGCCCTTCAGGAATCTGGTCTTCAGCGATACTGACGAAGCGAGATCGGAATCACCAATCAGACGACCTGTTCGGGCCGATATGTGTTCAAGTTCGACCACACGCCCGCTCGTCACGCTTGGATCCGAACGCTCCTTCGACGGGGTCGCAATGTCACCAAAGATGACCGGCGTCCACGCACCCGCAAACCCGGGCAGTCGCGTGCGACCAGTCAGGAGCTCCTGCATCATGCCCTGCTTGATGGCGCGCTTCTTGGCGATCAGTTCACGAAGTGAATAGATCAGACCATCTGCGTCGGTCAGCGCCTCAGCAATTGCATCCTGCTCACCAATTCTCGGCATAGGAATTTCAATCGACCCAACCTGCTGAAAGTTCAGGCCCTGACGATTGCCACCTGCCTGGAACGAGTCGATCTGGTCTTGTCCAATGCGTGAGTTCAGTACTGCGCACACGAAGTGCGGGTTCATGAGTCCGCCTCGAACGCGAATCTCGCACACATGCTGGTTCACATTGCCTCCATCAAGTTGTGCCGTGGCGACTGCAGAGCGCCCGATGGATGCACCAGTGATGTTCAGGAGTACGTCCCCCTCACGGACCTCGGTTGCCGGGAAGGTGTCGTGTGTTGCATCGTCGATGTAGGCAAGGTCATCTAGGCGCAAGTCCCCCCAGCCGACATTTTGGCTTCGAATGAATGGCCTGCCAGTCGGTTGATAGACACTTGAGCCACCGCGAGGCGTAACTCCACTGCCGATTCGCGTAGTCACGTTCGCAAGCTTCGCTGTAGGAAGCCCAGACATCACCTAACCCCCATCACAGCCAGGTGTTCCGCGACCTTGGCGCTGAGCCGCTCAACCTCGGCATCAAGGTCGCCCACGGTCTCGGCGTAGCGATCGCCGAGCACGTCGAGTCGGTCGACCAGTTGGCGGATTAGGGCGTCCAGCTCGGCCTGGGCGCCGCGCACGAAGCGGGCTCCCCACTTGTCGTCGATGACCAGCGTGTGGATCTCGCCTGTCGAGAGCCTGCCGTACTGCTTGAGGGTGACTTCGTCGAGCTTGACCTGAGCGTCCCTGGCCGCCTTCTTCGCGTTGGCCTCAGCGTCGTAGAGCGCGATCAGCTCGACCAGCGCCTTCACCTCGTCGCTCTTCGGGTCCTCACGTTTGGCGATACGCAGGCGAGCAGCGGCGAGAGCCTTGCTGATCTTGTCGTCGTCCATGGCATCGGCGAGCAAGCCTTCCTCGCCCGAGTTCTCCTCGATGAACTCCTCGACAGCCTGGCCGGCGGCTTCAGCCGCGGCGTTGAGCTCCTCGAGCTTGGCTTTCTCGTCGGCGAAGTAGCGGTCCACGATCAGGGCCGGTGGAATCAGGTCCATCTTGTACTTGGTAGCGCTTCGGCCAGCTCCGACGATGAGGTCAGGTGTTTCTGAGAGCTTGCGCTCCTTGTTCTCGATCGCGGTGCGTGGCTTGGCCGCCTCGTCCCAGCCCGCGCTCATCACCAGTGCGACGTCGTCGTGCATGGTTTCGTTCCAGTAGCTCATGAGCTGCTCGTACACGCCGTACTCGTCGATGAGCGGCTTCGGACGGAAGCGCTCAAGCAGGGTGTCGCCTAGCAGCGCGATCAGGGCATTCGGGCGGGTGCTACTAGAGATGTCGACCAGCTCGTCGTGGTGGACGTTCCACCAGTGCGTCACCGTGCCGGTCGTGGTGCTCGCGAAGGCCTCGTACTCCGGTGAGCCGGTGATCGTTGCCTGGATCTCGCTCTTGTCGACGGCAAGCTCCGAGTAACCAGGGCGTAGCGGCTTGAACAGCGTGCCACGCAGGCTCGGGAAGGCGTCCCAGTAGCGCTGCAGGGCATCGAGATCACGGTCCGGGATGCCGCCCTTGAGATGGGCGTGCAGGTCCTGGATGTCCTCAGGCTCCGAGCTGTCGATGTAGCGCGGGATGTTGAGGTTGTAGTCGTTCTTGGCGTCGGCGATCTCAGCGACCGGGACCATGCGCGAGTAGCGCTCGACCTCGGTCTGCTTGTTGAACACGTCGATGATCTGGTGCATGTCGCGCGGGCGCAGACGGTTCTTGTTGCCGTCCTTCACAAAGCCCTTGCTGGCGTCGATCATGAAGATGCCAGTCCTGGCCTGGGCGTTCTCCTTGTCGAGCACGATGATGCAGGCCGGAATCCCGGTGCCGTAGAAGAGGTTCGCCGGCAGGCCGATGATCCCCTTGATGTAGCCCTTGCGGATCAGGGCCTTGCGGATGGTCGCCTCCGCGTTGCCGCGGAACAGCACGCCGTGCGGCAAGATCACCGCACCCTTGCCGGTGCTCTTGAGGCTCTTGACCATGTGCAGCAGGAACGCGTAGTCGCCGTTCTTCTCCGGCGGGCGGCCGTAGCCGTCGAAGCGGCCGAACTCGTTCTCCAGACCGTTGGTCCAGCTCTTGACGCTGAACGGCGGGTTGGCGACGAGGAAGTCAAAGGTCTCCAGGCGGTCGCCGTCCCGGAACTTCGGGTCGACCAGCGTGTCACCCTGACGGACGTCGGCCGTCTCGTTGCCGTGCAGGATCATGTTCATCTTGGCCAGCGCCCAGGTGGCGTTGTCCTTCTCCTGGCCATAGATCGTCAGGCCGTGCGGCGCAGCGTCCGCGACCTTGAGCAGCAACGAACCAGACCCACAGGTCGGGTCGTAGACAGTTGCCGACTTCGGCGTCCTTGGCTGGATACCGACGAGCTGGGCCATCACGCGCGAGACCTCAGCTGGCGTGTAGAACTGGCCTTTGCTCTTGCCCGACTCCGTCGCGAAGTGCCGCATCAAGTACTCGTAGGCGTCACCGAGTAGGTCGTCGCCCTCGGTTCTGGAACTCGAGAAGTCCAGGTCCTGGAAGATGCCGATCAGCTTGCTCAGCCGGTCGACCAATGCCTTGCCTTCACCAAGCTTGTTCGGGTCGTCGAAGTCGGCGTTGTTGATGACGCCGACGAGGTCGTTGGCGTCGGCGAGCCTGCGGATAGCCTTGTTAACCTGGTCACCGATGTCGCTCTTGCCCCGGAACGAAACGAGGTCGTCGAACGACCCGCCCTCCGGCACATCGACGAGGCTGTCCGGGTCGGCCTTGGCCTTGTCAGAGACGTACTTCACGAAGAGCAGCGTCAGAACGTAGTCCTTGTACTGGCTGGCGTCCATGCCGCCACGAAGCTCGTCCGCTCCGGCCCAGAGCGAACTGTACAGATCTGACTTCTTGAGAGCCATCGCTATGCCACCGCGCTCACTCTGAGAGTGACGAATGGGGGCATCGACAGCTGGCTCATGGGTAAGCGGATCTCCTTCATGGCTCCAACGCGCACACGGTTCTACAACCGCATCCCAACTTAGCGATGCAAGCCGGGGAGCGCTATTGAGGCCCGCCACCACTGTGCTGGGAGAACACGATAGCTATCCCAGACCAGCCACTCTTTGCTTCACCAGCGCAACAAGGCCAGCTAGGTCGGCCGAGGACAGCGGCAACTCAAACCGGGTGGTGGTCTTCTCGCGCAACGGATCGGCGGGATCGACTGGGTCGCCGTCACGAAACACGTCTACACCAATCCGGTCCATGAGCACATGGATGTTCTTCGACTTCGGATCCTGATCAAGAGTTTGCAGGCTCACAACCACGATCACATCACCCCGGCGAGCCTCGACCCACAGCCAGCCAGACAAATCGAACGACGGCTCCAGGCGTCCACCACTCGTATAGCTCGTCAAACCGCGCCCAGCGTTGCCACGGTTCTTTACCTCGAAGCCCTCCGCCCGCAACGCCTCGACGACGCGACCCCGCTGATCGCGCCTGCTCTTCAGATACGCGGCCCTCGCCTCAAGGAACTGTTGACGCAGTTGGTCGCCTTCAAGCTTCACCACTACCCCTCCTCGCAAAGCCGTACCTGCGTCGCAGGTACGGCGACGTTGGCCAGCGCACCTACTACGCCCGCGCTTTGTGACGACAGAGCGATTTTCCATACGAAACAGGGACCTTTGCAACTCACCATGAGGTCAGGCGAGCAGGCCCCGCAGCAAATCACCTAAGGCCTTCACACCAGGCAAACGTAAGTAACACTGCTTGCGAACGGGAACTTAAGAAAACTGTGGAGCTAGGGGGATTCGAACCCCCGACCTTCTCATTGCGAACGAGACGCGCTACCAACTGCGCTATAGCCCCATGCCGTGCGGCAACACCTGATGCTACACGACTTGCTCGGCGAGCCAAAAGCGGCGGGCGGCCTCACTCCCCCACAGCGCGCGGCATGTCGGGCAGTTCGTCCTGCTGGGCCTCGGGATCCTCGACGGCAGACGCCTGCTCGTCCTGGGCATCCTGTGGCGAGGCCTGCTCCGCGACGCCCGCGGGTGGCTGCTGATCCGCGGTCACGGGGACGCGCACCTCGCTGGAGGCCACCGGCGCGGCGAGGTCGATCGTCCGCACCGACCGTGGCAGCAGCGGACGAGAGGTGTAGGCCGTCGGCGTCACGGGGATCGGGTCCCACAGCGAGCCGATGGTGTCGGGTGAGTCCGACAGCCGGATCGAGCGCTCGGTCTCGTTGGCCGTCAGCGCGGTGGTCTCCTCGTCCGACCCCGGCGAGATGAGCACGGTCGGCTCGGCGCTGGTGCAGCTCACGCTGGCACGGCGCTCGGCGATCATCCGGTTGACGGTGACGGTGCTGATCCGACTCAGGATCAGGAAGACGAACAACAGCCCCACGGGGATGAGCGACCACGTGTGAGGAAGCGGCGCGAAGAACGGGATGATCGCGCCGATCACGACGAGGGAGAGGTGCACGACCAGACCCAGGCGACGGCGCTTCACGGCGATCTGCATCGCCCGTCGATGGTCGAACCGAGCGGCCCGGCGCATGAGCGGGGTCGACACGTCGGCGCCCGAATCGGTCAGGAACCCCTGACCGCCGAACCCGTCGCTACCCCGCCGGACGACGTGCATCGAATCGGCGAAGCCGTCGATCGCGTCGTCGTCCAACTGTGCACCCTGGTCACGTCGTCCCAGGTACCAGGGAACCAGGTACGCGATCCAGGCGACGACGATCGTCCCGAAGATCACCCCCGTAAGCATGCACTCAACGTACGGGCGAACCACATCGTTGTGATTCAGGCGCGCCGCCGGTGGCGGGCAATCAGCCGGCAGCGAATTCGCCGCCCGTGCCGAACGGCGTTCCGCCGCTTCTCCCGATCACCGGGAGCGGCCGTCCGTCCAGGTACCGATCGAGCAACCCGCCGGGCACCTCCTCCGCGTTCAACGCGAAGATCCGGTGATCGCGCCAGTCACCGTCGATGTGCAGGAACGCGGGACGCAGCCCCTCCTCGCGGAAACCGAGTTTCTCGACCACGCGCAGGCTGGGCCGGTTCTCGGGACGGATGGCGATCTCGACACGGTGCAGCCGCAGCACCTGCCACAGGTAGTCGCAGGCCAGGGCGACCGCCACCGGGGTCAGGCCGCGACCGGCGTAGTGCCGGTCGATCCAGTAGCCGATCGTGGCCGAACGGGCCGATCCGAGGACGATGTTCGCCACCGTCAGCTGCCCCATCAGGCGTGTCCGGTCGGGCGGGCGGGGATCGGAGGGCCAGTCGGGATCGATCGCCATCCCCCAGGGGATGAGCGTGCCCGCCCGCC
It includes:
- a CDS encoding restriction endonuclease subunit S, with the translated sequence MSGLPTAKLANVTTRIGSGVTPRGGSSVYQPTGRPFIRSQNVGWGDLRLDDLAYIDDATHDTFPATEVREGDVLLNITGASIGRSAVATAQLDGGNVNQHVCEIRVRGGLMNPHFVCAVLNSRIGQDQIDSFQAGGNRQGLNFQQVGSIEIPMPRIGEQDAIAEALTDADGLIYSLRELIAKKRAIKQGMMQELLTGRTRLPGFAGAWTPVIFGDIATPSKERSDPSVTSGRVVELEHISARTGRLIGDSDLASSVSLKTRFLKGDVLFGKLRAYLRKYWLADRDGYASTEIWALRPRTGVAISAFLRYVVEQDDFIEAASTAYGTHMPRSDWKVVSRYELELPTLDEQAAIGLALQSSDAEIAALERRLEATRDIKQSMMQELLTGRTRLVPTEASA
- a CDS encoding type I restriction-modification system subunit M yields the protein MVAGLNSAPRLASLSWDAVVEPCARWSHEGDPLTHEPAVDAPIRHSQSERGGIAMALKKSDLYSSLWAGADELRGGMDASQYKDYVLTLLFVKYVSDKAKADPDSLVDVPEGGSFDDLVSFRGKSDIGDQVNKAIRRLADANDLVGVINNADFDDPNKLGEGKALVDRLSKLIGIFQDLDFSSSRTEGDDLLGDAYEYLMRHFATESGKSKGQFYTPAEVSRVMAQLVGIQPRTPKSATVYDPTCGSGSLLLKVADAAPHGLTIYGQEKDNATWALAKMNMILHGNETADVRQGDTLVDPKFRDGDRLETFDFLVANPPFSVKSWTNGLENEFGRFDGYGRPPEKNGDYAFLLHMVKSLKSTGKGAVILPHGVLFRGNAEATIRKALIRKGYIKGIIGLPANLFYGTGIPACIIVLDKENAQARTGIFMIDASKGFVKDGNKNRLRPRDMHQIIDVFNKQTEVERYSRMVPVAEIADAKNDYNLNIPRYIDSSEPEDIQDLHAHLKGGIPDRDLDALQRYWDAFPSLRGTLFKPLRPGYSELAVDKSEIQATITGSPEYEAFASTTTGTVTHWWNVHHDELVDISSSTRPNALIALLGDTLLERFRPKPLIDEYGVYEQLMSYWNETMHDDVALVMSAGWDEAAKPRTAIENKERKLSETPDLIVGAGRSATKYKMDLIPPALIVDRYFADEKAKLEELNAAAEAAGQAVEEFIEENSGEEGLLADAMDDDKISKALAAARLRIAKREDPKSDEVKALVELIALYDAEANAKKAARDAQVKLDEVTLKQYGRLSTGEIHTLVIDDKWGARFVRGAQAELDALIRQLVDRLDVLGDRYAETVGDLDAEVERLSAKVAEHLAVMGVR
- a CDS encoding GNAT family protein: MVLRAGALVLRPIGKHEAIIWDALRASNYFWTREWDATMPPATTTRPLPFDRWLRQTNQQGRAGTLIPWGMAIDPDWPSDPRPPDRTRLMGQLTVANIVLGSARSATIGYWIDRHYAGRGLTPVAVALACDYLWQVLRLHRVEIAIRPENRPSLRVVEKLGFREEGLRPAFLHIDGDWRDHRIFALNAEEVPGGLLDRYLDGRPLPVIGRSGGTPFGTGGEFAAG